Proteins from a single region of Thermococcus sp. CX2:
- a CDS encoding sodium-dependent transporter — MEQRDQWATKIGLILAMAGNAIGLGNFWRFPYQLASNGGGAFMIPYFIALVFLGIPVMWIEWTTGRYGGKYGHGTIGPMFYLMARESLKPRTALIFGIIGGMLAFSVASLLSSYYYQVIGWSAAYTYYSLTGAYFGKDTVQFFLDYVANTKAVLFFWGLTMLFLGIAVGQGVSKGIERWVKVMMPVLYVFAILLVIRALTLGSPVKPEWSAIAGLEYIWKPDFTVLRENFFKISLAAAGQIFFTLSLGMGIIHNYASYLGPEDDVALSGLATVSLNEFAEVILGGSLAIPIAFAYLGPEKAVKGGVGLAYMALPNVFANMTAGQIFGAMWFLLLWFAGFTSAIATYNYLVAMLEEDIHIERKVGTWVVFVFLFLLGLPVALDSTLAYLSELDMWVGSYFLVLLGLFDIIVAVWLFKPDNFWKELHKGAYINVPEWYKPIMTIIAPLFMLFLLGGNTWDYIRNGAFSVSEYYVTQILGYDYTPEVISLITRARIVILIILVIGAIEAYLAIKKKYGEELAKNEVIIKI, encoded by the coding sequence TTGGAGCAGAGGGATCAATGGGCAACAAAGATTGGTTTGATTTTAGCCATGGCTGGAAATGCCATCGGTCTCGGAAACTTCTGGAGGTTCCCATACCAGCTAGCTAGCAACGGTGGCGGCGCTTTCATGATACCGTACTTCATAGCACTGGTATTCCTTGGAATTCCAGTGATGTGGATTGAATGGACCACTGGTCGCTACGGTGGTAAGTACGGACACGGTACAATCGGGCCAATGTTTTACCTCATGGCCAGGGAGAGCCTCAAGCCAAGAACGGCTTTAATCTTCGGTATAATCGGTGGAATGCTGGCCTTCTCTGTCGCTTCCCTGCTTAGCTCATACTACTACCAGGTCATAGGCTGGTCAGCAGCGTACACCTACTACAGCCTCACCGGTGCTTACTTCGGAAAGGACACCGTCCAGTTCTTCCTCGACTACGTCGCCAACACCAAGGCAGTGCTGTTCTTCTGGGGACTGACGATGCTCTTCCTTGGAATAGCCGTTGGACAGGGCGTCAGTAAAGGTATCGAGCGCTGGGTCAAGGTCATGATGCCCGTCCTATATGTATTCGCTATACTCCTGGTCATCAGGGCCCTTACCCTCGGTTCACCGGTTAAGCCAGAGTGGAGCGCCATAGCAGGTCTTGAGTACATCTGGAAGCCAGACTTCACAGTACTCAGGGAGAACTTCTTCAAGATAAGCCTGGCAGCGGCGGGACAGATATTCTTCACCCTGTCCCTCGGTATGGGTATCATCCACAACTACGCTTCCTACCTCGGCCCTGAGGACGACGTTGCCCTCTCAGGTCTAGCCACGGTTTCGCTCAACGAGTTCGCAGAGGTCATCCTCGGTGGTTCGCTCGCCATACCGATAGCCTTCGCCTATCTCGGTCCGGAGAAGGCAGTCAAGGGCGGTGTCGGTCTCGCATACATGGCCCTTCCGAACGTCTTCGCCAACATGACGGCAGGTCAGATATTCGGTGCCATGTGGTTCCTCCTGCTCTGGTTCGCAGGATTCACTTCAGCTATAGCCACCTACAACTACCTCGTCGCCATGCTCGAGGAGGACATTCACATCGAGAGGAAGGTCGGCACCTGGGTCGTCTTCGTGTTCCTGTTCCTGCTTGGACTGCCAGTTGCCCTTGACAGCACCCTAGCGTACCTCAGCGAGCTCGACATGTGGGTTGGTTCCTACTTCCTCGTGCTGCTCGGTCTCTTCGACATCATAGTTGCAGTGTGGCTCTTCAAGCCCGATAACTTCTGGAAGGAGCTCCACAAGGGTGCTTACATTAACGTTCCGGAGTGGTACAAGCCGATAATGACCATAATAGCGCCGCTGTTCATGCTGTTCCTCCTGGGTGGCAACACCTGGGACTACATAAGGAACGGAGCCTTCTCAGTATCGGAGTACTATGTCACTCAGATACTTGGATACGACTACACCCCAGAAGTCATCAGCCTCATCACCAGGGCCAGGATAGTGATCCTCATAATCCTCGTCATCGGCGCCATCGAGGCATACCTGGCCATCAAGAAGAAGTACGGCGAGGAGCTGGCAAAGAACGAGGTCATCATAAAGATCTGA
- a CDS encoding alpha-glucosidase has product MKSQEILRDVAQTIEDTEKKVNSLTKLSDKNKQKALKLLEEARRNFMELSENVAIDNQELANFFLKRAVKLKNNTNDRFIEKMGEKEYMKSVSMINRYSKAAPYDFAGKVKDLQRAYRAFLFGMIPFYVVSGIFGPVYAVTALILIIPTLLAMFSLRKRGSLGLMLSFAVMPIPMVMGAFSIRYGIYALTNEGELTRIAEALGQSLAVAQGIAVLITLLGAASLILLGYASYMLYKHRHAFL; this is encoded by the coding sequence ATGAAGAGTCAAGAGATTCTGCGAGATGTAGCGCAGACAATTGAAGATACTGAGAAAAAAGTTAACTCCCTCACCAAGCTCTCAGATAAAAATAAACAGAAGGCCCTAAAGCTCCTCGAGGAGGCGAGGAGGAACTTCATGGAACTGTCGGAGAACGTTGCCATCGACAACCAGGAGCTGGCCAACTTCTTCCTCAAGAGGGCTGTCAAGCTGAAGAACAACACCAATGACAGGTTCATCGAAAAGATGGGCGAGAAGGAGTACATGAAGTCTGTGAGCATGATAAACAGGTACTCAAAGGCTGCCCCCTACGACTTTGCCGGAAAAGTGAAAGATCTCCAAAGGGCATACAGGGCATTCCTGTTCGGAATGATACCGTTCTACGTCGTTTCAGGCATCTTTGGCCCAGTATACGCGGTAACGGCCCTTATCCTGATAATCCCAACCCTGTTAGCTATGTTCAGCCTGAGGAAAAGGGGAAGCCTCGGTCTGATGCTCTCCTTCGCCGTCATGCCGATTCCGATGGTCATGGGGGCATTCTCAATACGCTATGGCATATACGCCCTAACCAACGAGGGGGAGCTTACGAGGATAGCGGAGGCTCTCGGGCAGAGCTTGGCTGTCGCACAGGGAATAGCTGTACTGATAACCCTCCTAGGAGCGGCAAGCCTAATCCTGCTCGGCTATGCGAGCTACATGCTCTACAAGCACAGGCACGCGTTCCTTTAA
- a CDS encoding P-II family nitrogen regulator: MKKVEAIIRNEDLDRVKSALKQLGIIPLTVYPVQGRGVQGGVPPYDLLPKVKIEIVAKDEDLEKIIDTIVRNARRGIPGDGKIFVLPVHDAIRVRTGERGNEALY; this comes from the coding sequence TGAAGAAAGTTGAGGCAATTATCAGAAACGAGGACCTTGATAGGGTTAAGAGCGCCCTCAAGCAGCTTGGTATAATTCCTCTGACGGTCTATCCCGTCCAGGGGCGCGGCGTTCAGGGTGGAGTTCCTCCCTACGACTTGCTACCGAAGGTGAAGATTGAGATTGTCGCCAAGGACGAAGACCTTGAGAAGATTATAGACACCATCGTTAGAAACGCGAGGCGCGGAATTCCGGGAGATGGAAAGATATTCGTTCTGCCCGTTCACGATGCCATCAGAGTAAGAACTGGAGAGAGGGGCAACGAGGCCCTCTATTAA